One Gadus morhua chromosome 13, gadMor3.0, whole genome shotgun sequence genomic window carries:
- the LOC115557796 gene encoding NLR family CARD domain-containing protein 3-like translates to MEMNQDELADTLWGGSDAVDCQQKIKSHLRQKFSCVFEGIAKAGQRTDLNDFYTELFITERGSGEVNKDHEVRLIETSSRKQAKEETPIRCEDIFKPFHGKDQAIRTIMTTGVAGIGKTVLTHKFTLGWAESKTNQDIHFTFLLTFRELNLLKGKEFSLMELLHHFFIETKEAGICRFHRFQVVFVLDGLDECRLPLDFQNNPIWTDVKKSTSVDVLLTNLIRGVLLPSARIWITTRPAAANQIPAECVDMVTEVRGFTDQQKEDYFRKRFREESLASTIISHVKKSRSLHIMCHIPVFCWITATVLEDILKKSQIEEMPKTVTQMYSHFLRVQSIQGDRKYHGRAETDPDWSSESREIIVSLGKLSFNQLENDELFFSDDEFSFDDDELRSDEDELISDEDGLILFYQSAVDKALQKDALKDQRTTGLGSRRGGVAAAVPQGGPNTELCMWSESHRHLDGIPRNPHHLERGQKAARCGPGDRGGLGPRRQYSYGLFLQRP, encoded by the exons atggagatgaaccaggatgaactggccgacacactgtggggcg GATCTGATGCTGTCGATTGCCAACAaaaaatcaagtctcatttgagGCAGAAGTTtagttgtgtgtttgagggaatcgccaAAGCAGGACAGCGAACCGatctgaatgacttctacacagagctcttcatcacagagagaggcagtggagaggtcaacaaggaccatgaggtcagactgattgaaacatcTTCCAGGAAACAAGCTAaggaggaaacaccaatcagatgtgaggacatctttaaacccttccATGGAAAAGATCAAGCAatcaggacaataatgacaactggagtggccggcattggtaaaaccgtcttaacacacaagttcactctgggcTGGGCTGAAAGCAAAACCAAccaggacatacacttcacatttctcctcactttcagagagctgaatttactgaaagggaaagagtttagcttgatGGAGCTGCTTCATCACTtttttattgagaccaaagaagcaggaatctgcagattccaccggttccaagttgtctttgtcttggatggtctggatgagtgtcgacttcctctggacttccagaacaacccgatctggactgatgtcaaaaagtccacctcggtggacgtgctgctgacaaacctcatcaggggcgtcctgcttccctccgctcgcatctggataaccacacgccctgcggcagccaatcagatccctgctgagtgtgttgacatggtgacagaggtgagggggttcaccgaccaacagaaggaggactacttcaggaagagattcagagaggagtcgctggccagcacaatcatctcccacgtcaagaaatcacgaagcctccacatcatgtgtcacatcccagtcttctgttggatcactgctacagttctggaggacatccTCAAAAAATCCCAGAtcgaagagatgcccaagaccgtgactcagatgtacagccacttcctgagggttcagtccatacagggggacaggaagtaccatgggagggctgaaacagatccagactggagctcagagagcagggagatcattgtttcgcTGGGAAAACTgtcttttaaccagctggagaacg ATGAACTCTTCTTCTCCGATGATGAATTCAGCTTTGATGACGATGAACTCCGCTCCGATGAAGATGAACTCATCTCCGATGAAGATGGACTCATCCtcttctaccagagtgctgtggacaaggccttgcAGA AGGATGCCTTAAAGGACCAGAGA accacggGGCTGGGGTCCCGGCgcgggggggtggcggcggccgtCCCCCAGGGGGGCCCCAACACCGAGCTCTGCATGTGGTCCGAGTCCCACCGCCACCTGGACGGCATCCCCcggaacccccaccacctggagagg GGGCAGAAGGCCGCCCGCTGTGGGCCGGGTGATCGGGGCGGCCTCGGACCTCGGAGGCAGTATTCGTATGGCCTGTTTCTTCAACGGCCGTGA